The genomic interval TGGTTTCCTCCAGGATATCGATAACCCGGCGTTGAGAAATCGACGTCAGGGTTTTAATCTTTTGATCCTTTTTATCAAACCAGATCGTTGCGGGAATGCCATGCTTGTTCGGATACACCCCGGTCAAGAGCGTTGTGTTCGATGGTTTGGACGAGGATGGTATCGATACCAGAACATTTTCAAAATAGATATAGGGATAATCGTCATGGTCTCCTTTGATAATCGCCCTGAAATTCGGAAGCTCATCGAGCGATTCCATTAAGGTTTTACGCTGCAATGCATCCAGAATAACAACAAACAGCTTTAATGTTTGTTGCGTTTTTAGTCCGATGCCCGGAGTCGGCTTTGAAAAATGGGCACATCCGGCCATCAGGATAAAAACGGCGACCAAAGCGCAGGCAGCGACAGCGTTTGTTCGAAAAGTCAATGTATAAACCATTTGACGTTTCGGTTTAACCGGCCGGAGGAACCGGAGGAATATGTTGGATATTGGATTTGGCATTTGACTTTTCAATCGAATCGGCGATAGATTGCCTGAAAATTTTATTCACAATCAGCAGTTGCTGTAAAGCTATTTTTATTGATAAGTTACACTTCGGCTGCAATTTTATTCGTGACCTTTGCGGTCTTTACGGTTGCAAAGAACACGGCCTGCCCGGCTTGGGATCTAAGGAGTGTTAGCCTTGAAGCTTATCTTCTATGGGGTTCTGTATCCCCTGATGCGCCTGTTTTATCTTATCTTCCTTATGGCTAACACGCTCGCGCTTGCTCTGATCATTATCATTATCTCGCCCTTTGACCACAACGGAAATTCGGTTCACTACATCGGCAAATTCTGGTCTCTTTCGAATGTGTTTCTTTCAGGCACACGGCTGACGCTGAAGGGCAGGGAAAAAATTGACAAAAACCTTACATACATTGTCATGTCCAATCATCAGAGCTTGTTTGACGTGTGGGCCCTGATCGCAAAGATTCCGCTGCAACTTCGCTGGATCGTCAAGTCCGAGATCAGGAAAATACCGATTTTCGGCTATGCTCTCGAGAGAATGGGGCATGTGTATGTGGATAGAAAAAATCGGGCTGCGGCATCGGTGAGCCTTGAAACC from Candidatus Desulfatibia profunda carries:
- a CDS encoding 1-acyl-sn-glycerol-3-phosphate acyltransferase; protein product: MKLIFYGVLYPLMRLFYLIFLMANTLALALIIIIISPFDHNGNSVHYIGKFWSLSNVFLSGTRLTLKGREKIDKNLTYIVMSNHQSLFDVWALIAKIPLQLRWIVKSEIRKIPIFGYALERMGHVYVDRKNRAAASVSLETAARKIRQGTSVIIFPEGTRSPDGNLLTFRPGGALIAIKSGVPILPVTVNGSRFVLPKNTLALMPGRIQVVVGDVIDPGRYDENRKAELMQEVKAAIAKNLDLEYGKLT